A single region of the Salarchaeum japonicum genome encodes:
- a CDS encoding acyl-CoA thioesterase, protein MDSVPLFDSYTERSEILMPNQTNNLGRALGGAVLHWMDICGAITGRRFARRQVVTASMDHVDFLAPIDLGDIVTVRGYVFDTGASSLDVKVDVSAERPSEREKRDTTSSFFTFVALDDDENPASVPDVATPTDEEAELRADALRERRERREAIQSQSN, encoded by the coding sequence ATGGACTCGGTTCCGCTCTTCGACTCCTACACCGAACGCAGCGAGATTCTCATGCCGAACCAGACGAACAACCTCGGGCGCGCGCTCGGCGGCGCAGTCCTCCACTGGATGGACATCTGCGGCGCGATTACGGGCCGGCGGTTCGCCCGCCGGCAGGTCGTCACCGCCTCCATGGACCACGTGGACTTCCTCGCGCCCATCGACCTCGGCGACATCGTGACGGTTCGCGGCTACGTCTTCGACACCGGCGCGTCCAGCCTCGACGTGAAGGTGGACGTGAGCGCGGAGCGCCCCAGCGAACGCGAGAAACGGGACACGACGAGTTCCTTTTTCACGTTCGTCGCGCTCGACGACGACGAGAACCCCGCGAGCGTCCCGGACGTGGCGACGCCGACGGACGAGGAAGCCGAACTGCGCGCCGACGCGCTCCGCGAACGCCGCGAGCGCCGGGAGGCGATTCAGTCCCAGTCCAACTGA